Genomic segment of Vitis riparia cultivar Riparia Gloire de Montpellier isolate 1030 chromosome 19, EGFV_Vit.rip_1.0, whole genome shotgun sequence:
CTGAAAGTCCAAACTTGAAAGAGCTGGCTATCATAGAGACCAAGGTTGATCTTGCTAGATCCACTGGAATGGATATCTGTGCACCAAGTGTTGAAAAATTGGTCTTCTTATATGCTTCACCCAGGAGAGAATATCATGTAAAGGATGTATCAAACTGCCTTGAGTTTACCTTTGCTCTATCCGACCAGCCCCATGAGTATTTGTGGAAGGAAGTGGGAGAGGAGTTGTTGTCGTTGAGATATCATGTTGTATTACTCAATCTTCTTCCACATTTTCAACACGTCAGAGTTCTCAGAATCTGCAATTGGTGTGTTCAGGTATCAGCTtctttcaaaacattttatcaTAGCTTTTTCTGCAGAATTTCCAGTACCATACAAACTTTCATTCACAAACTATATGTTTTGTGCAGAGTCTTTATAAAGCTGAGGTCTATGATAAGACGAGGAGCAGGGTATCCCTCTCTTGTACCAACCTGGAAATAAATACATCATTTCAGAGGTGGGAACTACCAGGAGTCACCTACATGCTCAAAGCTTGCTCTGCCATCGAGGATCTGTGTTTTGTTATGGCCCCAAAACAGAGTCAGGTAACAGTGAAGGAGCGAAGGTAACATATATATTGTAACTCATCTGTATTGCAATTCTAAAGATATTTCTTGGCTTGTGAACATTCAGATCCCCAACTGTTTCTGAAGCCAGATGATTTTGAAGAAAGAATATATTGGAGAAACGAAGCGAAGTCTTTGGTGATGGCCCACTTGCAGAACCTCAAAATTATGACATTCAAATTGCCTGGAGAGCGTTATCACAGTTGGAAACTTTGGCCTCTGGACTTACGCACCTTCTTTATGGGAAGAGAGAATGGAGTTGAACTACTGGCAGCTCTTAAGCACAGCTCCAACAATCAATTACGCGTTGTTTTGTCCACTGATAAACAGCATCGACGTTTTCTTATTAGGCAGTAAAGGGTTAATCCTAGATCCTTATAGAACAATTCTGGAGCAAGGTTGCAGTCAGCAACACAGTTATTTCATCCATTGAAGACAATTTTGAAAGAACAAAATCTCGAACGTCCAGAGTAAAATCTTCATCCAAAAGGATACTTGTGTGATTTGATATCAAAATGCAGAATTTGAATGCCACACCCCTAATGTAAGTATTTGATCCCACACCCTACACTAAGTGCAATCATACATAGGGTTCTCATTTTGATCCTTTTATGTAAAATCGAACAAATCCTACCATACTAAGACGATGAACCGTTGTGCCCAAGCCTGAAGATATATGTCAGAtaatgcttcttcttcttttcttttcttttcctttttttttttttttccaaaaacatgGTTGACTTGACAACCATTCCATGGACTGTTTAAGAATATGAATTTTTGGTTTTCTAGTTAGTCCAATAATAGGATTCttgggttatgtttggtttccggaaagtattaagaaaaaaaaaatgttaaggaaaatgattttctcatgtttgattgtcctatgaaaaatatcaaagaaaatcaaatataattaaaactagttaggaatttatgcattttcactTTTGCTTTCCTCTTACTTttcatctctattttcttttccttgcattttccctcaaattttccaggaaccaaacatattcTTGGAGTTTTTGATCCTAATGAACACTAGATATAAAGGGTTCATCCTAAAACAATGTTGTTCTCTAAAACAGCAAATAGTCCAAAGTGAAGAGCCTACCTCAGTGGAAGTGACTAGTTTGTAGAATTCAGGAAGTACcataatttccaagattcttGTGTTATTAACCATTGTCTTGCATATAATTCTTAGAATGTGTGATATTATAATTGACAATACAGTAAGATAAAAAACGTCATGGTTAGTTTTAAGGATTCCAAATGGAGGTACAAGTCTgatataattctatttttccaAGGCACTTGAACACATCAACATCTATGAAAGTAAAAATACAAGTATAGACAGATGGCAAGACACTCTTTTTGCAGCAGATGCAGGGAGAGGAGTTGCAGGGTAGCACTCTGCTGCTAAAGCAAAACAGCAGCATGCCATGGGACACTGCATGCCATGGGAGAAGTTCAGCACAAGTCATAAGGCAGCAGGAGCTAGTCGTAAGCAATGATTGGCATCTTGGCAGTTGACCACCAAGCACGAGCACTATTGGTGCAAGTGAAGCAATGGATGAGCCATGTGTTCAGCAGAAACAGTAAGGTGTTCAGGTGCTGCAATGCAGCATTGCTGAAAGCAAGACCCAGTCATCAGGGATTGAGACAATTGGTTCCATCTTAGAGCACTCATGTAACTACCTCTACTGCCTTGTTGGCATGGCTGATCAGGAGGTCTAAACCTAGTTGTGGAATTTGTAACTACCCAAGGCTGCCTAGAATTAGTCAAGGCATTATTCTGCCCTTACTCTTATCGGGTTGCTGGTGGTCTTATGGAACCCAAGGCCAATTTCCTTCTAACATAGTTATGGAAGCCTAAACCGTAGTTTAGTTTAGCCTAGCATTGTTTTTGAATTGGATTGGATTGGATGCTCAAGAAAAGGACATAAAATGAATCATTGACAGTTCCTAAAAAGTGGGAATCCATTCATCCAAGGCTCCTAAGTGTTAGATAGCCTAACTCTACAATCCACGATGCCTTCGTGGAGAAAATGGGTACACAACCCAAGTACATAGATAGTATGCATGTCACAACAGTATGTCAAGAAACAAGACTATATGAGAAAAACAAATACATA
This window contains:
- the LOC117908298 gene encoding FBD-associated F-box protein At1g66320-like, which produces MHRVHHLRKCLEVKKRKESDKRIHRGFHLSIVFWSFMAEIEKNPKKMTNMFERLDERDLHNILNELPMKDAIRAGFLSRKWRNQWKYLANVVFKQSTGKEIESLTHFISLHRGNKIKKFHVEFKYRPNKEDQVNEWMSFAIKKEVEDLKLDFDMKGDNDPLYILPPFIFNCESLVSLSLKGCVLELPDYIYLPNLHTLSLTRMEIGSRNGRTIRKITSRAPLLERMSLVNCSRFRNFNIDASESPNLKELAIIETKVDLARSTGMDICAPSVEKLVFLYASPRREYHVKDVSNCLEFTFALSDQPHEYLWKEVGEELLSLRYHVVLLNLLPHFQHVRVLRICNWCVQSLYKAEVYDKTRSRVSLSCTNLEINTSFQRWELPGVTYMLKACSAIEDLCFVMAPKQSQPDDFEERIYWRNEAKSLVMAHLQNLKIMTFKLPGERYHSWKLWPLDLRTFFMGRENGVELLAALKHSSNNQLRVVLSTDKQHRRFLIRQ